One genomic window of Campylobacter curvus includes the following:
- the cysK gene encoding cysteine synthase A, whose product MIYQNIAQTIGKTPVVKLKTGADEAEIYAKLEFFNPGGSVKDRIALNMIEKMQADGTLKKGDTIVEPTSGNTGIGIAMVAASLGYKVVLCMPESMSIERRKIVAAYGARLELTPAANGMKGAIAKAHELASQPNHVMLSQFENKYNPQAHELTTGEEVAADFTSLDAFVAGVGTGGTISGVAKALKAKGYATKFIAVEPEASPVLSGGNPGPHKIQGLAPGFIPATMDMSIVDGIEKISNEDAMSGSRALAKSDGIMLGISGGAAYVAAKRVAKALGAGKKVLFVAPDNGERYLSTELYGA is encoded by the coding sequence ATGATTTACCAAAATATCGCGCAAACGATCGGCAAAACGCCTGTCGTCAAGCTAAAAACCGGTGCCGATGAGGCTGAAATTTACGCCAAGCTCGAGTTTTTCAACCCGGGTGGATCGGTCAAAGATCGTATAGCTTTAAATATGATAGAAAAAATGCAAGCTGACGGCACTCTTAAAAAGGGCGATACGATAGTCGAGCCTACTAGCGGGAACACCGGCATCGGTATCGCGATGGTGGCGGCATCTTTGGGCTATAAAGTGGTGCTTTGCATGCCTGAGAGCATGAGTATCGAAAGGCGTAAGATAGTCGCAGCTTACGGCGCTCGTCTGGAGCTCACGCCTGCGGCAAACGGTATGAAAGGCGCGATCGCAAAGGCTCACGAGCTAGCTAGCCAGCCAAATCACGTGATGCTAAGCCAGTTTGAAAACAAATACAACCCGCAAGCGCATGAGCTGACGACAGGCGAAGAGGTGGCGGCCGATTTTACCAGCCTAGATGCTTTCGTAGCCGGAGTAGGCACGGGTGGGACGATAAGCGGAGTCGCAAAAGCGCTCAAAGCAAAGGGCTATGCTACGAAATTTATCGCAGTAGAGCCTGAGGCGTCGCCGGTTCTAAGTGGCGGCAATCCTGGACCTCATAAGATCCAAGGCCTAGCGCCCGGATTTATCCCGGCGACGATGGATATGAGTATCGTTGATGGTATCGAAAAGATCAGCAACGAAGATGCGATGTCCGGCTCGCGCGCGCTGGCAAAGAGCGACGGTATAATGCTTGGTATCAGCGGCGGTGCGGCTTACGTAGCGGCAAAAAGGGTCGCAAAGGCGCTGGGAGCCGGCAAAAAAGTTCTGTTCGTAGCTCCGGATAACGGCGAGCGCTACCTAAGCACAGAGCTTTACGGAGCGTAA
- the lptE gene encoding LPS assembly lipoprotein LptE: MRYILGIFIALLIAGCGYKPVSKITQDIMGESVYVDVIISKTEPKNSVWIKDAVKEGMVARLNRSLSDDKNADTSIIVSIKSLSYEATVYDEKGYITSYKAILNLNYKTKFKDGRVVDIPASGEYDFSVARRQKSMRYADSVISDTDKYEAIKEASKEAFDEYIANLAVKGYKNGSHNR, encoded by the coding sequence TTGAGGTATATTTTAGGAATTTTCATAGCTTTACTCATCGCAGGATGCGGGTATAAGCCCGTTTCAAAAATCACGCAAGACATCATGGGTGAGAGCGTATATGTCGATGTCATCATAAGTAAAACCGAGCCTAAAAACAGCGTGTGGATAAAAGACGCTGTAAAAGAGGGCATGGTCGCTAGGCTAAACAGATCCCTAAGCGACGATAAAAACGCGGACACATCGATAATCGTATCTATAAAATCGCTAAGCTACGAAGCTACGGTTTATGACGAAAAGGGCTATATCACATCGTATAAGGCTATTTTAAATCTCAACTACAAGACGAAATTCAAAGACGGAAGAGTGGTAGATATACCTGCTAGCGGCGAATACGACTTTAGCGTCGCACGCCGTCAAAAAAGCATGCGATACGCAGATAGTGTCATCAGTGATACAGATAAATACGAGGCTATAAAAGAGGCCTCCAAAGAGGCGTTTGATGAATACATCGCAAATTTAGCAGTAAAAGGATACAAAAATGGCAGCCATAACCGTTAG
- the mfd gene encoding transcription-repair coupling factor translates to MQARVYEYLLKNDAQILICEDDKEASLCADAAEFAGFKAFRLPDFRAHFGDDLRSFSEELFEISSVLSAYYKFNGKKLIISPFHTLLNRLPKAKHLQSRTINFGQKLNLNELADELMRFGYEAVDIVEGAGEFSLRGEIIDIYGVNMNEPVRILLFGDEVESIRNYSTATQISSKTELESVEITPFIANLSKAEFEDVSQKIERMQTDALVNDLNSLGFWAIDDFGDYLAEFECKLVKKIDLSELADDAKRLEKFKILPEAKVYKDLVVTLNDDFFELNQNKKISVLARNEGLFSQFDLRRFKNVQFVQSPLVLNLTSNEQIIVSLNKFEKKRRVKRASLVVDELKINDYVVHEDYGIGRFLGLEKITVLGATKEFVVIAYQNDDKLLLPVEHLNLIDRYIAQNGSVAVLDRLGKASFAKIKEKVREKLFVIASKIVAMAAKRELIAGKVIEKNDLEYLKFVQNAGFDYTTDQQKAVEEIMSDLKSARVMDRLLSGDVGFGKTEVAMSAIFACVKSGFSALFFVPTTLLSAQHYKSLKERFADFGVKIFRLDRFTSAKEKSAMLKALKDNEPCVCVGTHALLGVKANNVGLIVIDEEHKFGVKQKEQLKEVSANSHILSMSATPIPRSLNMALSKIKSYSVLATAPSSRLDVRTSVREWDEKVVKEALMREMRRGGQAFYIHNHIADIEQTAQNLRKILPKIRILVLHSKINAKTTEDEMMKFERGEYDVLLCTSIVESGIHLPNANTIIIENANKFGMADLHQLRGRVGRSDKQAYCYFLVEDKDALGGDALKRLLALESNSFLGSGSLLAYHDLEIRGGGNIVGEAQSGHIEAIGYSLYLKMLEDEINKLLNNDSAKLDKIDLKLSINAFLNQDFIREDRLRLEIYRRLSKCESVGAVYEIANELEDRFGKMDVYTKQFLDLIAIKILALKCGYKAISNSEQNIVLTRKNDEKVRLRSRSKDDDDVIDEILIHLRKEAK, encoded by the coding sequence ATGCAAGCAAGGGTCTATGAATATCTTTTAAAAAACGACGCTCAAATTTTGATCTGCGAGGACGACAAAGAGGCGAGCCTATGCGCCGATGCGGCGGAATTTGCCGGCTTTAAAGCATTTAGACTACCTGATTTTAGAGCGCATTTTGGCGACGATCTGCGAAGCTTCAGCGAGGAGCTTTTTGAAATTTCAAGCGTGCTTAGCGCTTATTATAAATTTAACGGCAAAAAGCTCATAATTAGCCCCTTTCACACCCTGCTAAACCGCCTGCCAAAGGCAAAACACCTACAAAGCAGGACGATAAATTTCGGTCAAAAGCTGAATTTAAACGAGCTTGCAGACGAGCTCATGCGCTTTGGCTACGAGGCCGTTGATATCGTCGAAGGTGCGGGAGAATTTAGCCTTAGAGGCGAGATCATCGACATTTACGGCGTAAATATGAACGAGCCGGTCAGAATTTTGCTCTTTGGCGATGAGGTCGAGAGTATCAGAAACTACTCCACCGCCACGCAAATAAGCTCGAAAACGGAGCTAGAAAGCGTGGAGATAACGCCGTTTATCGCGAATTTAAGCAAGGCTGAGTTTGAAGACGTGAGCCAAAAGATAGAGCGGATGCAAACGGACGCTTTGGTGAACGATCTAAATTCGCTGGGTTTTTGGGCGATAGATGATTTTGGCGATTATCTGGCCGAATTTGAGTGCAAACTCGTTAAAAAGATCGATCTTAGCGAGCTTGCAGACGATGCAAAGAGGCTTGAAAAATTTAAAATTTTACCCGAGGCCAAAGTCTATAAAGACCTGGTCGTTACGTTAAACGATGATTTTTTCGAGCTCAATCAAAACAAAAAGATCAGCGTCCTGGCGCGCAACGAAGGGCTTTTTAGCCAGTTTGATCTAAGGCGCTTTAAAAACGTGCAGTTCGTGCAAAGCCCGCTCGTTTTAAATTTGACCTCGAACGAGCAGATCATCGTTTCGCTCAATAAATTTGAGAAAAAAAGACGCGTAAAGCGTGCCAGCCTTGTAGTGGACGAGCTAAAGATAAACGACTACGTAGTGCACGAGGACTACGGCATAGGCAGGTTTTTAGGACTTGAAAAGATAACCGTTTTGGGTGCAACGAAAGAATTCGTCGTGATCGCTTATCAAAACGACGATAAGCTGCTGCTACCGGTAGAGCATCTAAACCTGATCGATCGTTACATCGCGCAAAACGGCTCGGTCGCGGTGCTGGACCGTCTAGGAAAGGCAAGCTTTGCAAAGATAAAAGAGAAGGTGCGCGAGAAGCTTTTCGTCATCGCCTCAAAGATCGTCGCTATGGCTGCAAAGCGCGAGCTCATAGCTGGCAAAGTGATAGAAAAAAACGATCTTGAATATCTAAAATTCGTGCAAAACGCAGGATTTGACTACACTACCGATCAGCAAAAAGCGGTCGAGGAGATAATGAGCGATCTAAAAAGCGCGCGAGTCATGGATAGGCTTTTAAGCGGGGATGTTGGCTTTGGAAAGACGGAGGTCGCGATGAGCGCGATATTTGCCTGCGTCAAATCAGGCTTTAGCGCGCTCTTTTTCGTGCCGACCACGCTTCTTAGCGCGCAGCATTATAAGAGCCTAAAGGAGCGGTTCGCGGACTTTGGCGTCAAAATTTTCAGGCTCGATAGATTTACATCCGCTAAGGAAAAATCAGCGATGTTAAAGGCGCTAAAAGACAACGAACCTTGCGTGTGCGTCGGTACTCACGCGCTTTTAGGCGTAAAGGCGAACAACGTCGGGCTCATCGTCATCGATGAGGAGCATAAATTTGGCGTCAAACAAAAAGAGCAGCTAAAAGAGGTCTCGGCAAATTCTCATATCCTGAGCATGAGCGCCACACCGATCCCTAGGAGCCTGAATATGGCGCTTAGCAAGATAAAAAGCTACTCGGTCTTAGCCACTGCGCCAAGCTCTAGGCTCGATGTGCGAACGAGCGTGAGAGAGTGGGACGAAAAGGTCGTTAAAGAGGCCCTCATGCGTGAGATGAGACGCGGTGGACAGGCATTTTATATCCACAACCATATCGCAGACATAGAGCAGACCGCGCAAAATTTACGTAAAATTTTACCTAAAATCCGCATCCTCGTGCTTCACTCCAAGATAAACGCCAAAACCACCGAGGACGAGATGATGAAATTCGAGCGTGGCGAATACGACGTGCTGCTTTGCACGAGCATAGTAGAAAGCGGCATCCACCTGCCAAACGCAAACACCATCATCATCGAAAATGCAAATAAATTTGGCATGGCCGACTTGCATCAGCTGCGTGGACGCGTCGGTAGGAGCGACAAACAGGCGTATTGTTACTTTTTAGTCGAGGACAAGGACGCGCTGGGAGGCGATGCGCTGAAGCGTCTATTGGCACTTGAGAGCAACTCGTTTTTGGGCTCCGGCTCGCTACTAGCCTATCATGACCTTGAGATCAGAGGTGGCGGCAATATCGTAGGCGAGGCGCAGAGCGGACACATCGAGGCTATCGGCTACTCGCTTTATCTAAAGATGCTTGAAGACGAGATAAACAAGCTTTTAAACAACGACAGCGCAAAGCTTGACAAGATCGATCTAAAGCTAAGCATAAACGCCTTTTTAAACCAAGACTTCATCCGCGAGGATCGCCTCAGGCTTGAAATTTACAGGCGTCTTAGCAAATGCGAGAGCGTGGGCGCGGTCTACGAGATAGCAAATGAGCTTGAGGATAGATTTGGCAAGATGGACGTTTATACAAAGCAGTTTTTAGACCTCATAGCGATCAAAATTTTAGCTCTAAAATGCGGCTACAAGGCGATCTCAAACAGCGAGCAAAATATCGTTTTGACGCGCAAAAACGATGAAAAAGTGCGCCTAAGATCTCGCAGCAAAGACGATGACGACGTGATAGATGAAATTTTGATCCATCTAAGAAAGGAGGCCAAATGA
- a CDS encoding endonuclease III domain-containing protein, protein MTTTELFVALLNSMKERNFKELKWPNEGTFEVVVGAVLVQNTNWRNVEKALENLKNAGKMSLSAICELDTPSLANLIKPSGFYNTKAKRLRALCLAMRESFDDFENFKENASREWLLGVKGVGAETCDAILAYACGRAVMVVDAYVLRILGFLGYEFDSYDEAQEWLSGLEYSKIYEILDDEIYDDVEILKLYHILVLEFCKQNFKGKILSERGRAILGEAG, encoded by the coding sequence ATGACGACGACCGAGCTTTTTGTGGCGCTGCTAAATTCTATGAAAGAGCGAAATTTTAAGGAGCTAAAATGGCCTAATGAGGGGACGTTTGAAGTCGTCGTGGGCGCTGTGCTGGTGCAAAATACAAACTGGCGGAACGTAGAAAAAGCGCTTGAAAATTTAAAAAATGCAGGCAAGATGAGCCTGTCTGCGATCTGTGAGCTTGACACCCCAAGCCTTGCAAACCTGATCAAGCCAAGCGGCTTTTACAATACCAAGGCAAAGAGGCTTCGCGCACTGTGCCTAGCCATGCGAGAGAGCTTTGATGATTTTGAAAATTTTAAAGAAAATGCAAGCAGGGAGTGGCTACTTGGCGTAAAGGGCGTGGGGGCCGAGACTTGTGACGCGATCTTGGCGTATGCGTGCGGTAGGGCAGTCATGGTCGTGGACGCGTATGTGCTTAGGATATTAGGTTTTTTGGGGTATGAATTTGATAGCTACGACGAGGCACAGGAGTGGCTAAGCGGGCTTGAATACTCTAAAATTTATGAGATTTTAGACGATGAAATTTATGATGATGTTGAAATTTTAAAGCTCTATCACATTTTGGTGTTGGAATTTTGCAAGCAAAATTTCAAAGGTAAAATTTTAAGTGAACGAGGTAGGGCGATACTTGGCGAAGCTGGTTAG
- a CDS encoding GGDEF domain-containing protein yields MAAITVSQIVKEALGEIKNRHLMLTPENYTDIFNEISKKHGFTTEESQKIEKYISRLSGEYKNQALGLNIKTIDEFVAFMIARLCRNASQSAPNSAEDKKTTQALNSFARKILQAISILHNKKAKALAEQGMQLLAKKYDEKTLEAMCEKWFEFISSYNDEFLDFMKYYGVNDFDDLETMSAELEKFLMIKDEGCEAAKLAELIMFSLEPSITKELAGELHSLKDIIKQNPASLNCTEFQDKIKNFVDRRIEEDRAEIIEKVGSLNSVLQSIGEKISEIAVSSQTNSIKVQTIKNDLKGINLNSSSIDQVKNMLIEIAGALEIESRELGVEMNSKQATISQLQDRVNTLEIELAAAKLESKEDFLTKVATKRALMSEIQKIEEAYKRYGTDYSICFVDIDFFKKINDTYGHEAGDVILSSVAQVLKKHARKIDFIGRYGGEEFVILLPSTSLNDGVKFADKLRLMIENFKFIYKTETIKVSISSGVATRSANLSDTMTLENADKMLYAAKQGGRNQVMPKIIG; encoded by the coding sequence ATGGCAGCCATAACCGTTAGTCAGATCGTAAAAGAGGCGCTTGGCGAGATAAAAAACCGCCATTTGATGCTGACACCTGAAAACTACACCGATATATTCAATGAAATTTCAAAAAAACACGGCTTTACCACCGAAGAGAGCCAGAAAATAGAAAAATACATCTCCAGACTAAGCGGCGAATACAAAAACCAAGCCTTGGGACTAAATATCAAAACGATCGATGAATTCGTCGCGTTCATGATAGCTAGGCTTTGTAGGAACGCCTCGCAAAGCGCTCCAAATTCCGCCGAGGATAAAAAGACGACTCAGGCGCTAAACTCGTTTGCCAGAAAAATTTTACAAGCCATATCCATACTGCATAATAAAAAAGCCAAGGCTCTAGCGGAGCAAGGTATGCAGCTTTTGGCGAAAAAATACGATGAAAAGACGCTTGAAGCCATGTGCGAGAAGTGGTTTGAATTCATCAGCTCATATAATGACGAATTTCTTGATTTTATGAAATATTACGGCGTCAATGACTTTGATGACCTTGAGACGATGAGCGCCGAGCTTGAGAAATTTTTGATGATAAAAGACGAGGGTTGTGAGGCGGCTAAACTAGCCGAGCTCATAATGTTTTCACTAGAGCCTTCTATCACCAAAGAGCTTGCAGGCGAGCTTCACTCGTTAAAAGATATCATAAAGCAAAATCCGGCCAGTCTAAACTGCACTGAATTTCAAGACAAGATAAAAAACTTCGTCGATCGCAGGATAGAAGAGGACAGGGCCGAGATAATAGAAAAAGTAGGCTCGCTAAATAGCGTCCTGCAAAGCATAGGCGAGAAGATCTCAGAGATCGCCGTTAGCTCGCAGACAAATTCCATAAAAGTGCAAACCATCAAAAATGACCTAAAAGGCATAAATCTAAACTCAAGCAGCATAGATCAGGTCAAAAATATGCTCATCGAGATCGCCGGTGCGCTAGAGATAGAAAGCCGCGAGCTTGGCGTCGAGATGAACAGCAAACAAGCGACCATCTCGCAGCTGCAAGATAGGGTCAATACCCTCGAAATAGAGCTCGCCGCAGCCAAGCTTGAAAGTAAAGAGGACTTTTTGACCAAGGTAGCGACTAAACGTGCGCTGATGAGCGAGATACAAAAGATAGAGGAAGCCTACAAGCGTTATGGGACGGACTACTCCATTTGCTTTGTGGATATCGACTTTTTTAAAAAGATCAACGACACCTACGGACACGAGGCCGGGGACGTCATCCTCTCTTCCGTCGCACAGGTGCTCAAAAAACACGCCAGAAAGATAGACTTTATCGGCAGATACGGTGGGGAGGAATTCGTGATCTTGCTTCCTAGCACGAGCCTTAATGACGGAGTGAAATTTGCTGATAAGCTTCGCTTGATGATAGAAAATTTCAAATTTATTTATAAAACGGAGACGATAAAGGTCAGCATAAGCTCCGGCGTGGCAACCAGAAGTGCGAATTTAAGCGATACGATGACGCTTGAAAATGCCGATAAGATGCTATACGCCGCAAAACAAGGCGGTCGCAACCAAGTCATGCCAAAGATAATCGGCTAG
- the epsC gene encoding serine O-acetyltransferase EpsC, with product MWDGLKELVSVVREKDPSVKNCCFAAILINTPGIHAVAFHKISHFLYLRRHFFLARFISQMARFLTGIEIHPGAKIGKRFFIDHGMGVVIGETAEIGDDVMMYHQVTLGGTGKETGKRHPTVKNGVTIAAGAKILGAITIGENTKIGANSVVLKDVPSNATVVGIPARIVRVNGAKFEPEFII from the coding sequence ATGTGGGATGGTCTAAAAGAGCTAGTCAGCGTCGTTCGCGAGAAAGATCCGTCGGTCAAAAATTGTTGTTTTGCAGCGATCTTGATAAATACGCCGGGCATTCACGCGGTCGCTTTTCATAAAATTTCACATTTTTTATATCTGCGAAGACACTTTTTTCTGGCTAGATTTATCTCACAGATGGCTAGATTTTTGACCGGGATCGAGATACATCCCGGTGCCAAGATCGGCAAAAGATTTTTCATAGATCACGGCATGGGCGTCGTCATCGGTGAGACTGCCGAGATAGGCGATGACGTGATGATGTATCATCAAGTCACGCTGGGAGGGACGGGCAAGGAGACCGGCAAGCGCCATCCGACCGTCAAAAATGGCGTGACTATCGCTGCCGGAGCTAAAATTTTAGGCGCTATCACGATAGGTGAAAACACCAAGATCGGAGCGAATTCCGTCGTGCTAAAAGATGTCCCATCTAACGCCACGGTGGTTGGCATCCCGGCTCGCATCGTGCGCGTGAACGGTGCTAAATTTGAACCGGAATTTATCATATAA
- a CDS encoding ATP-binding protein, producing the protein MIDWKKQKAAVFRAGKGALVAVSDIDFVDMGSLLGIEAQKRQILENTQNFLDGKGANHALLWGERGCGKSSLVKAVFTKFCEHGLRIIELGSEDLRFLADIIDEVRESEFKFIIFCDDLSFEDGNKEYKFLKPLMEGSIQKAPSNVLFYATSNRRHLMSESKSDNENTLISQGEIHHGDAVQEKISLADRFGLWISFYQGSFDEYLRIVDFYFKDHRCDKNKLHELAKNYATLRASRSGRTAKQFYLAFKENLK; encoded by the coding sequence ATGATAGACTGGAAGAAGCAAAAAGCAGCCGTTTTTAGAGCCGGCAAGGGCGCGCTGGTGGCTGTTAGCGATATTGATTTCGTAGATATGGGCAGTCTGCTTGGTATCGAGGCTCAAAAGAGACAAATTTTAGAAAATACGCAAAATTTTTTAGACGGCAAAGGGGCAAATCACGCGCTTCTTTGGGGTGAGAGAGGATGTGGCAAATCAAGTCTGGTAAAGGCTGTTTTCACTAAATTTTGCGAACACGGGCTTCGTATCATCGAGCTTGGCTCTGAGGATCTTAGATTTTTAGCCGACATCATCGACGAAGTGCGCGAAAGCGAGTTTAAATTCATCATTTTTTGCGACGATCTTAGCTTTGAAGATGGAAACAAGGAGTATAAATTTTTAAAGCCACTCATGGAGGGCTCGATACAAAAAGCCCCGAGCAACGTGCTGTTTTACGCTACTTCAAACCGCAGACATCTGATGAGCGAGAGCAAAAGCGATAATGAAAACACGCTGATCTCTCAAGGCGAGATACATCACGGCGACGCGGTACAAGAGAAAATTTCGCTTGCCGATCGCTTCGGACTTTGGATAAGTTTTTACCAAGGCAGCTTTGATGAATATCTGCGTATCGTAGACTTTTATTTTAAAGATCATCGCTGCGATAAAAACAAGCTTCACGAGCTCGCCAAAAACTATGCGACGCTTCGTGCCAGCCGTAGCGGACGAACGGCGAAGCAGTTTTATCTAGCCTTTAAGGAAAATTTAAAATGA
- a CDS encoding YdcH family protein yields MLHEYTDLINELKPKDARFAALCAKHDELNKRIDSKDVPDGAELDTMKKEKLRLKDEIYAAVLKYKETL; encoded by the coding sequence ATGTTACACGAATACACAGATCTCATCAACGAGCTAAAGCCGAAAGACGCTCGTTTCGCCGCACTATGCGCCAAACACGATGAACTAAACAAGCGCATAGACAGCAAAGACGTGCCTGACGGTGCCGAGCTTGACACCATGAAAAAAGAAAAACTCAGGCTAAAAGACGAAATTTACGCTGCGGTATTAAAATACAAAGAGACCCTCTAA
- a CDS encoding folylpolyglutamate synthase/dihydrofolate synthase family protein: MQLQKFLEGKPLFYKEIDYTRMPRAFRSIKGALKPFKIIHVIGTNGKGSTGRFLAQILRSTGASVGHYTSPHIFKFNERFWLNGCVASDEILEAAHERLQNLLSDEFKIKTSYFEYATLLAAVLFEGCDYFVCEAGMGGEFDATNVYDKILSLFTPIGLDHMAMLGDTIERISLTKFNAMSDTNILNDTMNETSLKVALDIARTRRAKLNFASEILNLDEKNEILDYAQRFDLPDFLISNLTLAAAAARQLGVKFDMKNLGALDLGGRCERVARNLYADVGHNELGAQAIARNFKGKKLTLIYNSFLDKDFRAVLSALKPVVSSVLVYDYKSEERELGGEHIKKALTQLNLPYRDFARSDMTEILAARNGKTYLAFGSFYLVEAFLRDYYASKGL, translated from the coding sequence ATGCAGCTTCAGAAATTCCTAGAGGGCAAGCCTCTATTTTACAAAGAGATCGACTATACCCGCATGCCACGCGCTTTTCGTAGTATCAAAGGCGCGCTAAAGCCCTTTAAGATCATTCACGTCATCGGCACGAACGGCAAAGGCTCGACAGGGCGCTTTTTGGCTCAAATTTTAAGAAGTACGGGCGCTAGCGTCGGGCATTACACCAGTCCTCATATTTTTAAATTTAACGAGCGATTTTGGCTAAACGGCTGCGTGGCGAGCGATGAAATTTTAGAGGCGGCGCATGAGAGATTGCAAAATTTATTAAGCGACGAATTTAAGATAAAAACGAGCTACTTTGAATACGCTACCTTGCTTGCTGCGGTGCTCTTTGAGGGGTGCGATTATTTCGTATGCGAGGCGGGTATGGGCGGAGAATTCGACGCTACGAACGTGTATGATAAAATTTTGAGCCTTTTTACGCCGATCGGGCTTGATCACATGGCGATGCTAGGAGATACGATAGAGCGGATATCGCTCACGAAATTTAACGCCATGAGCGATACAAATATCCTAAACGATACGATGAACGAGACTAGCCTGAAAGTGGCGCTTGATATCGCCCGCACTAGGCGTGCAAAGCTAAATTTCGCCTCTGAAATTTTAAACCTTGATGAAAAAAATGAAATTTTAGACTACGCGCAAAGGTTTGATCTGCCTGATTTTTTGATCTCGAATTTGACTCTGGCGGCTGCAGCGGCGAGACAGCTTGGAGTAAAATTTGATATGAAAAATTTAGGCGCGTTAGATCTTGGCGGAAGGTGCGAGAGGGTGGCGCGAAATTTATACGCTGATGTCGGACATAACGAGCTTGGCGCGCAGGCTATCGCTAGGAATTTCAAAGGTAAGAAGCTCACGCTCATTTACAACTCCTTTTTAGACAAGGACTTTAGAGCGGTCCTAAGTGCGCTAAAGCCCGTCGTATCAAGCGTTTTGGTGTATGATTACAAAAGCGAGGAGAGAGAGCTTGGCGGCGAGCACATAAAAAAGGCCTTGACGCAGCTAAATTTGCCTTATCGTGACTTTGCCAGAAGCGATATGACTGAAATTTTAGCCGCAAGAAACGGCAAAACCTACCTCGCTTTTGGCTCGTTTTATCTCGTGGAGGCCTTTTTGAGGGATTATTATGCAAGCAAGGGTCTATGA